One Streptomyces sp. RPA4-2 genomic window carries:
- the hypF gene encoding carbamoyltransferase HypF codes for MSRPRSPAGVLGETPLRRRVLVRGVVQGVGFRPYVYTLATGLGLRGHVTNTPEGVVAEVEGAPEAVARFCDGIAVQAPPLARVESVDHQEVPATGDTAFSILASRTAGPARTLIPPDTATCAACLRELADPADRRHRHPFVNCTHCGPRFTIVTGLPYDRAHTTMAGFPMCPDCAREYADPADRRFHAQPVACPACGPRLRLLVPRPADSGEPRPVTPDDPVTEARRLLADGAVLAVKGLGGYHLACDATNPDAVALLRRRKARGDKPFAVMARSLDDIGHLVRLGAEERGLLTGAARPIVLLRRETGGPRAPHAPWPAESVAPGSPDLGVMLPYTPLHHLLFGLPGDADGPRLLVMTSGNVSGEPIVTDDGEALRRLAHLADAWLTHDRPIHVPCDDSVLRVCDGEPLMVRRARGYAPLPLNLPVPVRPALAVGGDLKNVLCLGEDRRAWLSAHIGDMDDLATQRAFERAVAQLESITPVRPELLAADRHPGYRSARWAGRNAAGRPVVRVQHHHAHVAAAMAEAGLDGSRPVLGVAFDGTGYGDDGAVWGGEFLLADYDGFVRFGHLAYVPLPGGDAAVHRPYRMALAHLRAAGIDWSDDLACTSACPADERLVLARQLERDLNCVPTSSMGRLFDAVSSLAGVCHRSGYEAQAAVELEAAALTAPAGDTGAYGFAVRCADPDRPVVPGTGGPRTATASVPAGPAPVLADPAPMFAAIVGDLRAGVAPGLVAARFHRAVAALVHRLCSLARERHGVDTVALTGGVFANSLLSSACAAALRADGFTVLRHHLVPPGDGGLALGQLVVAARTEERTRATD; via the coding sequence GTGAGCCGACCACGGTCCCCCGCCGGCGTCCTCGGCGAGACACCGCTGCGCCGTCGGGTCCTCGTGCGGGGTGTGGTGCAGGGCGTCGGCTTCCGCCCGTACGTCTACACCCTCGCCACCGGCCTGGGCCTGCGCGGACATGTGACCAACACTCCGGAAGGCGTCGTCGCCGAGGTCGAGGGGGCGCCCGAGGCCGTCGCCCGGTTCTGCGACGGGATCGCCGTGCAGGCGCCGCCGCTGGCCCGCGTGGAGTCCGTCGACCACCAAGAGGTGCCCGCCACCGGCGACACCGCGTTCAGCATCCTCGCCTCCCGCACCGCCGGACCGGCCCGCACGCTGATCCCCCCGGACACCGCCACCTGCGCGGCGTGCCTGCGGGAACTCGCCGACCCCGCGGACCGGCGCCACCGCCACCCCTTCGTCAACTGCACCCACTGCGGCCCCCGGTTCACCATCGTCACCGGTCTGCCCTACGACCGCGCCCACACCACCATGGCCGGCTTCCCGATGTGCCCCGACTGCGCGCGCGAGTACGCCGACCCCGCCGACCGGCGCTTCCACGCGCAGCCCGTCGCCTGCCCCGCCTGCGGTCCGCGGCTGCGACTGCTCGTCCCCCGGCCCGCAGACTCCGGGGAGCCGCGGCCGGTCACGCCCGACGACCCGGTGACCGAGGCACGCCGGCTCCTGGCGGACGGCGCGGTCCTCGCGGTCAAGGGACTCGGCGGATACCACCTGGCCTGCGACGCCACGAACCCCGACGCCGTCGCTCTGCTGCGCCGCCGAAAGGCCCGGGGGGACAAGCCGTTCGCGGTCATGGCCCGGAGCCTCGACGACATCGGGCACCTCGTGCGTCTCGGCGCCGAGGAACGCGGTCTGCTCACCGGCGCCGCCCGCCCCATCGTGCTGCTGCGACGAGAGACCGGCGGCCCGCGCGCTCCGCACGCTCCGTGGCCGGCCGAGTCCGTCGCGCCCGGCAGTCCCGACCTCGGTGTGATGCTGCCGTACACCCCCCTGCACCACCTGCTGTTCGGCCTGCCCGGCGACGCCGACGGCCCCCGCCTGCTCGTCATGACCAGCGGCAACGTCTCGGGTGAGCCGATCGTCACCGACGACGGGGAGGCGCTGCGGCGGCTGGCTCACCTCGCCGACGCCTGGCTCACCCACGACCGGCCGATCCATGTGCCCTGCGACGACTCGGTGCTGCGGGTGTGCGACGGCGAGCCGCTCATGGTGCGCCGCGCCCGCGGCTACGCACCGCTGCCGCTGAACCTCCCGGTGCCCGTGCGGCCGGCTCTCGCCGTCGGCGGCGACCTCAAGAACGTGCTCTGCCTCGGCGAAGACCGCCGCGCCTGGCTGTCCGCCCACATTGGTGACATGGACGACCTGGCCACCCAACGGGCCTTCGAGCGGGCCGTCGCGCAACTGGAGTCGATCACCCCGGTGCGGCCGGAGCTGCTGGCGGCCGACCGGCATCCCGGTTACCGCTCCGCCCGCTGGGCCGGCCGGAACGCGGCGGGACGGCCCGTCGTGCGCGTCCAGCACCATCACGCCCATGTCGCCGCCGCGATGGCCGAGGCGGGCCTCGACGGCAGCCGGCCGGTGCTCGGCGTCGCCTTCGACGGCACGGGGTACGGCGACGACGGAGCGGTGTGGGGCGGCGAGTTCCTGCTGGCGGACTACGACGGCTTCGTCCGGTTCGGGCACCTCGCGTACGTGCCGCTGCCCGGTGGTGACGCCGCCGTGCACCGGCCGTACCGGATGGCGCTCGCGCATCTGCGGGCGGCCGGGATCGACTGGTCCGACGACCTGGCCTGCACCTCCGCCTGCCCGGCCGACGAACGCCTCGTACTGGCACGGCAGTTGGAGCGCGACCTGAACTGCGTCCCCACCTCCAGCATGGGCCGCCTCTTCGACGCCGTGTCCTCCCTGGCCGGCGTCTGCCACCGGTCCGGATACGAGGCCCAGGCGGCGGTCGAGCTGGAGGCCGCCGCGCTGACGGCGCCCGCCGGGGACACCGGGGCGTACGGGTTCGCCGTGCGGTGTGCGGACCCGGACCGGCCCGTCGTGCCGGGCACCGGCGGCCCGCGGACGGCCACCGCGTCCGTCCCGGCCGGTCCGGCACCCGTCCTGGCGGACCCGGCACCGATGTTCGCGGCGATCGTCGGCGATCTGCGCGCGGGCGTGGCGCCAGGCCTGGTCGCCGCCCGCTTCCACCGGGCCGTCGCCGCGCTCGTCCACCGGCTCTGCTCGCTGGCACGGGAGCGGCACGGAGTGGACACGGTCGCCCTGACCGGCGGTGTCTTCGCCAACTCCCTGCTCTCCTCGGCCTGCGCCGCGGCCCTGCGCGCGGACGGCTTCACGGTCCTGCGCCACCACCTGGTACCGCCGGGGGACGGCGGTCTGGCCCTGGGCCAGCTCGTGGTGGCCGCCCGTACCGAGGAACGGACCCGGGCCACCGACTGA
- a CDS encoding HypC/HybG/HupF family hydrogenase formation chaperone, whose amino-acid sequence MCLAVPGRVLDIEERDGTRMANVDFGGVVKEVCLEYLPDLQVGEYAIVHVGFALQRLDEESAKQTLELFATLGMLQEEFGDPWEMAAEAGGTLPPEEEGARR is encoded by the coding sequence ATGTGCCTGGCGGTACCCGGCAGAGTGCTGGACATCGAGGAACGGGACGGTACCCGGATGGCCAACGTCGACTTCGGCGGTGTGGTCAAGGAGGTGTGCCTGGAGTACCTGCCCGACCTCCAGGTCGGCGAGTACGCCATCGTCCACGTCGGATTCGCCCTCCAGCGGCTGGACGAGGAGTCGGCGAAGCAGACGCTGGAACTGTTCGCCACCCTCGGCATGCTGCAGGAGGAGTTCGGCGACCCATGGGAAATGGCCGCGGAGGCGGGCGGAACCCTGCCGCCCGAGGAAGAGGGGGCGCGGCGGTGA
- the hypD gene encoding hydrogenase formation protein HypD, with amino-acid sequence MKYIDEFQDPDLARRLLDDIHSTVTRPWALMEVCGGQTHTIIRHGIDQLLPEQVELIHGPGCPVCVTPLEVIDKALEIASRPGVIFCSFGDMLRVPGTGRDLFQVRGAGGDVRVVYSPLDALRIAQQNPDREVVFFGIGFETTAPPNAMTVYQARRLGIRNFSLLVSHVRVPPAIEAIMQSPNCRVQGFLAAGHVCSVMGVEEYPELAERFRVPIVVTGFEPLDILEGVRRTVAQLERGEHTVDNAYPRAVRPEGNAAARAMLEDVFEVTDRAWRGIGVIPDSGWRLSAKYRDHDAEHRFSVEGIQTREPAECRSGEVLQGLLKPHECEAFGTLCTPRTPLGATMVSSEGACAAYYLYRRLELTPAPREASPVV; translated from the coding sequence GTGAAGTACATCGACGAGTTCCAGGACCCGGACCTGGCGCGCAGGCTGCTCGACGACATCCACTCCACGGTGACCAGGCCGTGGGCGCTGATGGAGGTCTGCGGCGGACAGACGCACACCATCATCCGACATGGCATCGATCAACTCCTCCCGGAACAGGTCGAGTTGATCCACGGCCCCGGCTGTCCGGTGTGCGTCACACCGCTGGAGGTCATCGACAAGGCGCTGGAGATCGCCTCCCGCCCCGGCGTGATCTTCTGTTCCTTCGGCGACATGCTCCGGGTGCCCGGCACCGGGCGGGACCTGTTCCAGGTGCGGGGAGCCGGCGGGGACGTGCGGGTCGTCTACTCGCCGCTCGACGCCCTGCGGATCGCCCAGCAGAACCCGGACCGGGAGGTGGTCTTCTTCGGCATCGGCTTCGAGACGACCGCGCCGCCCAACGCCATGACGGTGTACCAGGCCCGCAGGCTCGGCATCAGGAACTTCAGTCTGCTGGTGTCCCACGTGCGCGTACCGCCGGCCATCGAGGCGATCATGCAGTCTCCGAACTGCCGCGTCCAGGGCTTCCTGGCGGCGGGGCACGTGTGCAGTGTGATGGGCGTGGAGGAGTACCCGGAACTCGCGGAGCGCTTCCGGGTGCCGATCGTCGTGACCGGATTCGAGCCGCTGGACATCCTCGAAGGCGTCCGCCGGACCGTGGCGCAGCTGGAGCGCGGCGAGCACACCGTCGACAACGCCTACCCCCGTGCCGTCCGCCCGGAGGGGAATGCGGCGGCGCGGGCCATGCTGGAGGACGTCTTCGAGGTCACCGACCGGGCGTGGCGCGGTATCGGCGTGATCCCCGACAGCGGCTGGCGGCTGTCCGCCAAGTACCGTGACCACGACGCCGAGCACCGCTTCTCGGTCGAGGGCATCCAGACCCGGGAACCGGCCGAATGCCGCAGCGGTGAGGTCCTTCAGGGCCTGCTCAAGCCGCACGAGTGCGAGGCGTTCGGAACCCTCTGCACCCCCCGCACCCCGCTCGGCGCCACCATGGTCTCCAGTGAGGGCGCCTGCGCCGCGTACTACCTCTACCGGCGGCTGGAGCTCACCCCCGCTCCCCGGGAGGCGAGCCCCGTTGTCTGA
- the hypE gene encoding hydrogenase expression/formation protein HypE, protein MPVLDPAAWTCPAPLRDQPRVVMGHGGGGALSAELVQHVFAPAFGGSVLAQMGDAAALSLGGVRMAFSTDSFVVRPLFFPGGSIGDLAVNGTVNDLAMSGARAAYLSCGFILEEGVEMETVARVAEALGAAARTAGVEIATGDTKVVESGHGDGIYINTAGIGLIPAGVDLRPQRVVPGDVVMVSGAIGVHGVAVMSVREGLEFGVEIESDCAALGGLVDAMLAVTPDLHVLRDPTRGGLAASLNEIAAASGTGVVIREREVPVPPAVANACAVLGLDPLYVANEGKLVAFVPRGHADAVLDAMRAHPLGAGSTVIGEVVADHPGMVVARTGLGGTRVVDMPIGEQLPRIC, encoded by the coding sequence ATGCCCGTCCTCGACCCCGCCGCCTGGACCTGCCCGGCCCCGCTGCGCGACCAGCCCCGTGTCGTCATGGGGCACGGCGGGGGCGGGGCACTCTCCGCCGAACTCGTCCAGCACGTCTTCGCACCCGCCTTCGGCGGCAGCGTGCTCGCCCAGATGGGCGATGCCGCGGCCCTGTCCCTGGGCGGCGTCCGGATGGCCTTCTCCACCGACTCGTTCGTGGTGCGGCCGCTGTTCTTCCCCGGCGGCAGCATCGGTGACCTCGCCGTCAACGGCACCGTCAACGACCTCGCCATGAGCGGTGCCCGAGCCGCTTACCTCTCCTGCGGCTTCATCCTGGAGGAGGGCGTCGAGATGGAGACCGTCGCCCGCGTGGCCGAGGCGCTCGGTGCCGCAGCGCGCACCGCAGGTGTGGAGATCGCGACCGGTGACACCAAGGTGGTGGAGTCCGGCCACGGCGACGGGATCTACATCAACACGGCCGGGATCGGGCTCATCCCGGCGGGTGTCGACCTGCGGCCGCAGCGGGTCGTGCCCGGCGATGTCGTGATGGTCAGCGGCGCGATCGGGGTGCACGGCGTGGCCGTCATGAGCGTCCGAGAGGGCCTGGAGTTCGGGGTGGAGATCGAGAGCGACTGCGCGGCGCTCGGCGGCCTGGTCGACGCCATGCTCGCCGTCACCCCCGACCTGCACGTGCTGCGCGACCCCACCAGGGGCGGCCTCGCGGCCTCCCTGAACGAGATCGCCGCGGCCTCGGGCACCGGGGTCGTCATCCGGGAGCGGGAGGTCCCGGTCCCGCCCGCGGTCGCCAACGCCTGCGCCGTGCTGGGGCTCGACCCCCTGTATGTCGCCAACGAGGGCAAGCTGGTGGCCTTCGTTCCCCGCGGGCACGCCGACGCCGTGCTCGACGCGATGCGGGCGCACCCGCTGGGCGCCGGATCGACGGTCATCGGTGAGGTGGTGGCCGACCATCCGGGCATGGTCGTGGCCCGTACCGGGCTGGGCGGCACCCGGGTGGTCGACATGCCGATCGGGGAGCAGCTCCCGAGGATCTGCTGA
- a CDS encoding SigB/SigF/SigG family RNA polymerase sigma factor, with protein MHTTVSTRHHPHDDAPDTGEAFVRLAGLPDGPEREALRDEIVRAWLPMAQRVAGRYRGRGEAAEDLMQVAALGLLKAVDRYDPDRGNAFESYAVPTVTGEIKRHFRDHMWMLHVPRRVQEVRARVRTALKELSQSTPGRQPTVAEIAACAHLGEDDVRLGLEALDCFATLSLDAELPGEDDGCALADTLGGPDAGFDLVIDREAVKPALRCLPERERTILYLRYFRGMTQLGIAEQLGISQMHVSRLLSTCCSTLREQLLTEAA; from the coding sequence ATGCACACCACGGTCAGTACGAGGCATCACCCGCACGACGACGCCCCGGACACCGGTGAGGCCTTCGTGCGGTTGGCCGGGCTTCCGGACGGGCCCGAGCGGGAGGCGCTGCGGGACGAGATCGTCCGGGCCTGGCTGCCCATGGCGCAGCGCGTCGCCGGCCGGTACCGCGGCAGGGGTGAGGCGGCCGAGGACCTCATGCAGGTCGCGGCGCTGGGCCTGCTCAAGGCCGTCGACCGCTACGACCCGGACCGGGGCAACGCGTTCGAGAGCTACGCCGTCCCGACCGTCACCGGCGAGATCAAGCGTCACTTCCGCGACCACATGTGGATGCTGCACGTGCCGCGCCGCGTGCAGGAAGTGCGGGCCAGGGTGCGTACGGCGCTCAAAGAGCTCTCGCAGAGCACACCGGGCCGACAGCCCACCGTCGCCGAGATCGCCGCGTGCGCGCACCTCGGCGAGGACGACGTACGTCTCGGGCTCGAGGCCCTGGACTGCTTCGCCACTCTCTCCCTCGACGCCGAGCTGCCCGGCGAGGACGACGGATGCGCGCTGGCCGACACGCTGGGCGGGCCCGACGCCGGATTCGACCTCGTCATCGACCGTGAGGCCGTCAAGCCCGCGCTGCGCTGCCTCCCGGAGCGCGAGCGCACCATCCTCTACCTGCGCTACTTCCGCGGAATGACGCAGCTCGGCATCGCCGAGCAGCTCGGGATCTCGCAGATGCACGTCTCACGGCTGCTCAGCACGTGCTGCAGCACCCTGCGCGAGCAACTTCTCACCGAGGCGGCGTAG
- a CDS encoding ABC transporter permease: MTAPPDDCLARNEWICGAYLSTRRQILLDAVAQHLQLTVIAVLVGLVIAVPLAVLARRWGWAAGPVLAATTVLYTVPSLAMFSLLLPVYGLSAALVVAGLVLYSLTLLVRNILAGLRAVPEETRQAARGLGYGPVRLLLTVELPLAVPAAMAGLRIATVSAVSLVTVGAIVGFGGLGNLIYAGMNTYFKAQVLTASVLCVVIAVAADLLLLGAQWLITPWTRGARG, from the coding sequence ATGACGGCGCCCCCGGACGACTGCCTCGCCCGCAACGAGTGGATCTGCGGCGCGTACCTGAGCACCCGCCGCCAGATCCTCCTCGACGCCGTCGCCCAGCACCTGCAGCTCACCGTGATCGCCGTCCTCGTGGGACTCGTCATCGCGGTGCCGCTGGCCGTCCTCGCCCGCCGCTGGGGCTGGGCCGCCGGCCCGGTGCTGGCGGCGACCACCGTCCTCTACACCGTCCCGTCACTGGCGATGTTCTCGCTGCTCCTGCCCGTGTACGGACTGTCGGCCGCGCTCGTCGTCGCCGGTCTCGTGCTCTACTCCCTGACCCTTCTCGTACGGAACATCCTCGCGGGCCTGCGCGCCGTCCCCGAGGAGACCCGGCAGGCCGCGCGCGGCCTGGGCTACGGGCCCGTCCGGCTGCTGCTCACCGTGGAACTGCCGCTCGCGGTGCCCGCCGCGATGGCCGGGCTGCGGATCGCCACCGTGTCGGCCGTCTCGCTGGTCACGGTCGGCGCGATCGTCGGCTTCGGAGGTCTCGGCAACCTCATCTACGCGGGCATGAACACCTACTTCAAGGCGCAGGTCCTCACCGCGTCCGTGCTGTGCGTCGTCATCGCCGTCGCGGCCGACCTCCTGCTGCTCGGGGCGCAGTGGCTCATCACCCCCTGGACCCGCGGAGCCCGCGGGTGA
- a CDS encoding ABC transporter permease, giving the protein MNTLAEAWHWLTDPAHWSGDDGVRHRLAQHLVLTAVCLVISCLIALPVALVLGHLGKGGALAVNLSNIGRAVPTFAVLVLLLLTPLGGYGEGPTVVALVLFAVPPLLTNAYVGMREVDRSVVRAARGMGMTGRQMLFQVELPLALPLVMNGVRIAAVQLVATATIAALAGGGGLGRIITAGFNLASTPQVVAGAVLVAVFALIVEGLFETAERLAPRLARGRR; this is encoded by the coding sequence GTGAACACCCTGGCCGAGGCCTGGCACTGGCTCACCGACCCCGCGCACTGGAGCGGCGACGACGGCGTCCGGCACCGCCTCGCCCAGCACCTCGTCCTCACCGCCGTCTGTCTGGTCATCAGCTGTCTGATCGCGCTGCCCGTCGCCCTCGTCCTCGGCCACCTCGGCAAGGGCGGCGCGCTCGCGGTCAACCTCTCCAACATCGGCCGGGCCGTCCCCACCTTCGCCGTCCTCGTCCTCCTGCTGCTCACCCCGCTCGGCGGATACGGCGAGGGGCCCACGGTCGTCGCGCTCGTGCTGTTCGCCGTCCCGCCGCTGCTCACCAACGCGTACGTCGGTATGCGCGAGGTCGACCGCAGTGTGGTGCGGGCGGCACGCGGCATGGGGATGACCGGGCGGCAGATGCTGTTCCAGGTCGAACTGCCCCTCGCGCTCCCGTTGGTGATGAACGGCGTACGGATCGCCGCCGTCCAACTGGTCGCGACGGCCACCATCGCCGCGCTCGCGGGCGGCGGCGGCCTCGGCAGGATCATCACCGCGGGATTCAACCTGGCGAGCACCCCGCAGGTCGTCGCCGGTGCCGTCCTGGTCGCCGTGTTCGCGCTGATCGTCGAGGGGCTCTTCGAGACCGCCGAACGGCTCGCGCCGCGCCTGGCGAGAGGCCGGCGATGA
- a CDS encoding ABC transporter substrate-binding protein — MKRYAVLAGVLLLAGCATGPSLENRGAVTAPPGDSKHLTVGSAGFTESDLLAQMYALLLRQAGYRTSMLTVANRELYEPALESGQIDVVPEYAATFADWLNAKTHGADAPPVGSPDLTTTMKALRSLATPRGLTVLAPGRAVDQNAFAVTGRYARQHRLKNLSDLGASGLKVRLAAGDECVKRPYCEPGLKKTYGIDITAVDPKGVGTTQAKQAVQSGRDQMVLTTTTDATLGEFGLVLLADDKHLQNADYIVPVVNRSRAGGEGVTKALGALNAVLTTADLASMNQQVDSWRRLPEDVARAYLKEKGLLK; from the coding sequence ATGAAGCGGTACGCCGTTCTCGCGGGGGTGCTCCTGCTGGCCGGCTGTGCCACCGGCCCGTCACTGGAGAACCGTGGCGCCGTCACCGCGCCGCCCGGCGACAGCAAGCACCTGACCGTGGGCTCGGCCGGATTCACCGAGAGCGATCTGCTGGCCCAGATGTACGCCCTGCTGCTGAGGCAGGCCGGATACAGGACCTCCATGCTCACGGTCGCCAACCGCGAGCTCTACGAACCCGCCCTGGAGTCCGGTCAGATCGACGTCGTCCCGGAGTACGCGGCCACCTTCGCGGACTGGCTGAACGCCAAGACCCACGGGGCCGACGCACCACCGGTCGGCTCGCCCGACCTCACCACCACCATGAAGGCGCTGCGGTCGCTCGCCACACCCCGTGGGCTCACCGTCCTCGCCCCCGGCAGGGCCGTCGACCAGAACGCCTTCGCCGTGACCGGCCGGTACGCCCGGCAGCACCGGCTGAAGAACCTCAGCGACCTCGGGGCGTCCGGTCTCAAGGTGCGGCTCGCGGCGGGCGACGAGTGCGTCAAGCGGCCCTACTGCGAACCGGGCCTGAAGAAGACGTACGGCATCGACATCACCGCGGTCGATCCGAAGGGCGTCGGCACCACCCAGGCGAAGCAGGCCGTGCAGAGCGGCCGGGACCAGATGGTGCTGACCACGACGACGGACGCGACCCTCGGCGAGTTCGGGCTCGTCCTGCTCGCCGACGACAAGCACCTGCAGAACGCCGACTACATCGTGCCCGTCGTCAACCGCTCGCGCGCGGGCGGCGAGGGCGTCACCAAGGCGCTGGGAGCGCTCAACGCCGTGCTCACCACCGCGGACCTGGCGTCCATGAACCAGCAGGTGGACAGCTGGCGACGGCTCCCGGAGGACGTGGCACGCGCCTATCTGAAGGAGAAGGGCCTGCTGAAGTGA
- a CDS encoding ABC transporter ATP-binding protein, producing MIRFEQVTKRYPDGTTAVDGLSFEVAEGELVTLVGPSGCGKTTTMMMVNRLIEPTSGRILVNGEDVATVDPVRLRRRIGYVIQQVGLFPHRTVLDNTATVPTLVGWKRTKARARAAELLDLVGLDPKTYGSRYPDQLSGGQRQRVGVARALAADPPVLLMDEPFGAVDPVVREQLQDEFLRMQESVRKTVLFVTHDIEEAVRLGDRIAVYGQGRIEQFDTPGAVLGGPATEYVAGFVGADRGLKRLSVTEIQRDDLEQPPVARMDESAGRAAERLRSGSARWAVVLDAEGDLHGWVGADELSGGGSVGDHVHRMNSWVPVGAPLKQAFGVLLQHDAGWVAVLEGARFLGVLTPARLHEALRRSVDADARGVARGQVAFDSVPKG from the coding sequence ATGATCCGGTTCGAACAGGTCACCAAGCGCTATCCGGACGGCACGACGGCCGTGGACGGCCTCTCGTTCGAGGTCGCGGAGGGCGAACTCGTCACGCTCGTCGGCCCGTCGGGCTGCGGCAAGACGACCACCATGATGATGGTGAACCGGCTGATCGAACCGACCTCGGGCCGGATCCTCGTGAACGGCGAGGACGTCGCCACCGTCGACCCGGTCCGGCTGCGGCGGCGGATCGGCTACGTCATCCAGCAGGTCGGCCTGTTCCCGCACCGGACCGTCCTCGACAACACGGCGACGGTCCCGACGCTGGTCGGCTGGAAGAGGACGAAGGCCCGTGCCCGCGCCGCCGAGTTGCTCGACCTGGTGGGCCTGGACCCGAAGACGTACGGATCCCGCTATCCGGACCAGTTGTCGGGCGGTCAGCGCCAGCGGGTCGGAGTGGCGCGGGCGCTCGCGGCGGACCCGCCCGTACTGCTGATGGACGAGCCCTTCGGCGCCGTCGACCCGGTGGTCCGCGAGCAGTTGCAGGACGAGTTCCTGCGGATGCAGGAGTCGGTGCGCAAGACGGTGCTGTTCGTCACGCACGACATCGAGGAGGCGGTCCGGCTCGGCGACCGCATCGCGGTGTACGGGCAGGGGCGCATCGAGCAGTTCGACACGCCGGGGGCCGTACTGGGTGGCCCGGCCACGGAGTACGTCGCCGGGTTCGTCGGGGCCGACCGGGGGCTGAAGCGGCTGTCGGTCACCGAGATCCAGCGCGACGACCTGGAACAGCCACCCGTCGCCCGCATGGACGAGTCCGCCGGGCGGGCCGCCGAGCGGTTGCGTTCCGGGAGCGCCCGGTGGGCGGTGGTGCTGGACGCCGAGGGTGATCTGCACGGCTGGGTGGGTGCCGACGAGCTGAGCGGAGGCGGCTCCGTGGGGGACCACGTCCACCGGATGAACTCCTGGGTCCCGGTGGGTGCCCCGCTGAAACAGGCCTTCGGTGTCCTGCTCCAGCACGACGCGGGGTGGGTCGCGGTACTGGAGGGCGCGCGGTTCCTCGGCGTCCTGACCCCGGCGAGGCTGCACGAGGCGCTGCGGCGCTCGGTGGACGCGGACGCGCGGGGGGTCGCGCGGGGGCAGGTGGCATTCGACTCGGTGCCCAAGGGGTAG
- a CDS encoding lactate utilization protein C — MSSRELILGRVRRALADVPRDDTPYEQAVPRGYLREHGARSVAETVDLLAENLADYRALVHRCAAGELAATIAGLLAAHGSASVVVPAGLDETWLAATGVTRVPDRAEDTSAELDRVDSVVTGCALAIAETGTLVLDGGPDQGRRRITLVPDHHICVVRVPGQVVSSVPQALERLDPGRPLTWISGPSATSDIELDRVEGVHGPRTLEVVLVSGG; from the coding sequence GTGAGCAGCAGGGAACTGATCCTGGGGCGGGTGCGGCGCGCGCTCGCCGACGTCCCTCGGGACGACACGCCGTACGAGCAGGCCGTACCGCGCGGGTATCTGCGCGAGCACGGCGCCCGGAGTGTCGCGGAGACGGTGGACCTGCTGGCGGAGAACCTGGCGGACTACCGGGCGCTCGTGCACCGCTGCGCGGCCGGCGAACTGGCGGCGACGATCGCCGGGCTGCTCGCCGCGCACGGCTCGGCCTCGGTGGTCGTACCGGCGGGTCTGGACGAGACATGGCTGGCCGCGACGGGGGTGACGCGGGTACCGGACCGGGCCGAGGACACCTCGGCCGAGTTGGACCGGGTGGACAGCGTGGTCACCGGGTGCGCGCTGGCGATCGCCGAGACGGGCACCCTCGTGCTGGACGGCGGCCCCGATCAGGGCCGTCGTCGCATCACGCTGGTCCCTGACCACCACATCTGTGTCGTCCGTGTCCCCGGGCAGGTCGTCTCCTCCGTGCCCCAGGCCCTGGAGCGCCTCGACCCGGGCCGCCCGCTGACCTGGATCTCCGGCCCGTCGGCGACCAGCGACATCGAACTCGACCGGGTCGAGGGGGTGCACGGTCCGCGCACCCTGGAGGTGGTGCTGGTGAGCGGCGGGTGA